The Pyramidobacter piscolens W5455 DNA window GCATGAGCTCTTGCAATGACGGAACGGTATGGTATAATGAATCGGTTTTGAAAACGCACACCGTACGAGGGCTGAGGGCGGTGCCTTTCGTGAGAAGGTCCCAGGCCTGCTGGAATACGGTGGAGGACAAACTAGGAGGAATTTGGAATGTCAGTTGTCAGTATGAAGCAGCTTCTTGAGTGCGGCGTCCATTTCGGGCATCAGACGCGCCGCTGGAATCCGAAGATGAAGCCTTACATCTTCACGGAGCGCAACGGCGTGTACATCATCGACCTGCAGAAGACCGTCAAAGGCCTTGAGAAGGCGTATGATTTCGTTCGTTCCGTGGCCAAGGACGGCGGTTCGGTTCTTTTCGTCGGCACGAAGCGCCAGGCGCAGGACACGATCCGCGAAGAGGCACAGCGCTGCGGCCAGTTCTACATCAACCAGCGCTGGCTGGGCGGCCTGATGACCAACTTCGCCACGATCCGCAAGCGCGTACAGCGCATGATCGAGCTTGAAAAGCACGAGGCCGACAACGATTGGGGCGACTACACGAAGAAGGAGATCTCCCTGTTCCGCAAGGAACTGGCCAAGCTCGAGAAATATCTGCTCGGCATCAAGGATATGCGCGCTCTTCCCGACGCGCTCTTCGTCATCGATCCCCGCCGCGAAAACATCGCCGTCATGGAAGCCCGCAAGCTTCACGTCCCTGTCATTTCCATCGTCGATACGAACTGCGATCCGGAAATGATCGATTATCCCATTCCCGGCAACGACGACGCCATTCGCGCCATCAAACTGATCTGCGGCCTGATGGCGAACGCCGTCATCGAAGGCCGCGGCGGAGAGGACGGCGCGGTTTCCGACGCTCAGCTTCCGGATGTCGAAGAGGCCGCTGCCAGCGACGCTTCCATCCTCGATATGAAAGAGAAGCTGACGGAAGCCTACGGCGAAGTTACCGCCGAGAGCAACGACGAATAGTTCCGAAGGAGGGCGCCATAATGGAAATTACTGCTGCTGCTGTTAAAGAACTTCGTGACCGTACCGGCTGCGGGATGATGGATTGCAAGAAGGCTCTGGTCGAATGCGACGGCGACGCCGAGAAAGCGATCGATTTTCTCCGTGAAAAGGGGCTTGCCAAGGCCGCCAAGAAAGCCGACCGCAACGCCAAGGACGGACGCATTTTCTCCTACATCCACAACACCGGCAAAGTCGGCGTGATGGTGGAGATCGACTGCGAGACCGATTTCGTCGCCAAGACCGACGAGTTCCAGCAGTTGGGGCACGACATCGCCATGCAGATCGCCGCGGCCAATCCCGCCTATGTGGCTCCGGAAGACGTCCCGGCCGACGTTCTCGAACGCGAGAAGAACATCTATCGCGAGCAGCTGATCGCCGAAGGCAAACCCGCCGACCGTCTTGACAAGATTCTCGAAGGCAAAATCCGCAAGTATTACGAGCAGACCTGTCTGCTCGAGCAGGAGTGGATCCGCGACGGAGACAAGAAGATCAACGACCTCGTGATCGCCCTGATCGCCAAAATGGGCGAAAACATGAAGGTGCGCCGTTTTTCCCGTTTTTCCATCGGCGAATAGTATGTGTTTGGGGGCACAGAGTTCCTGACGAGCTCTGTGCCTTTTTATGTGCGGTGTTATTGTGAAAGTTTCGCTCTTTTGATGATTTATGTTAAAATCAAGTCGCGTGGGACGAAGGAATTTGAGCGCGGATTGCGAAGCGATGAGGAGGAGCCGTCATGAAGTTCAAACGTGTGCTGCTGAAACTGTCAGGAGAAGTCCTCGCCGGAGCCCAGGGATTTGGGCTCGATTTTCGTGCCATTGACCGTATGTGCCGCGAGATTGCCCAGGTTGCGTCCGACGGCATCCAGATCGGACTCGTTGTCGGCGGCGGCAATTTTTTCCGCGGCCGGCAGGCCGTGGACGAGGGTGTCGAACGTTCTCAGGCCGATTACATGGGGATGCTGGGGACCGTCATCAACGCGCTGGCCCTGCAGGACGTCCTGGAACGGAAAAACGACATCCCGACGCGCGTGCTGACGGCGATCGAAATGCGTCAGGTGGCGGAGCCCTACATCCGCCGCCGGGCCCTGCGCCACATCGAGAAGGGGCGCGTGGTTATTTTCGCGGCCGGAACGGGTTCCCCCTATTTTTCGACCGACACGACAGCCGCCCTCCGCGCGGCGGAGATCGGCGCCGAATGTCTCGTCAAGGCGACGAAGGTCGACGGCATTTACGACAAGGATCCTTTTAAATATTCCGACGCGGTCAAGTTCGAGAAACTTTCGTATATGAGCGCGTTGCAGCGCCGCATCGAGGTCATGGACGCCGCGTCGTTTTCCCTCTGCATGGAAAACGGCATTCCCATCGCCGTTCTCAACGTTCTCGAGGAGGGGAGCCTGCGCGCGTTCCTGATCGAGGGCAAAAATATCGGTACCATTGTATCCAAATAAGAAAAAGGAGCGGATTCAGTATGGCGGATTTCAATCTCGACGAGAAAATGGCAAAGGTGCTCGAACATCTTGATTCCGAGTTTCAGGGCATTCGCACGGGGCGCGCCCATCCCGGGCTTGTCGAAGGGGTCAAAGTCGATTATTACGGGTCGCTCACGCCCATCAAGCAGCTGGCGAACATCACCGTGCCCGAAGCGCGGATGCTGATCATCGCGCCTTTCGACAAAGGCGCGGTCAAGCTCATCGAAAAAGCGATCCTGGCCGCCAACATCGGTTTGACGCCCAACGTGGACGGCAGCAATATTCGCCTCGTCGTTCCGGAACTGACCGGCGAGCGGCGCAAAGAATTCGTCAAAATGGCTTCGAAAGCGGCCGAGGAAGCGAAAATCGCCCTGAGGAACATCCGCCGCGACGCCAACGACGCCTACAAGAAACAGGAGAAGGCTTCGGAAATCACCGAGGACGATCTCAAAAAAATGCTCGACGACGCTCAGAAGATCACGGATAAGTTCATCGCCCGGGTCGACGACGAATTCAAGAAAAAGGAAAAGGAAATTCTCGACAAATAAATACCGCAGAAAGCGAAAGCAGGCGCCCCGCGCGGAGCGCCTGCTTTCGCTTTGTCTTTATCGAAGGAGCTTCTATTGAACGCTGAGCGGCACCAGACCGCCCTGGGCGAGATCGACGTAGCCCTGATCGGTCAGCTTCAACGACGGGATCACGGACAGCGAAAGGAAACTGAGCACCATGAACGGATTGGGGAGCGGCGTGCCGAGCTTTTTCGCGGCGTCCAGCAGCCGGCCGAAATCGTTCAGCAGCTCCGCGGGCGGAAGATCGCTCATCAGCCCGGCGATCGGCAGCGGCAGATGGAACAGGATCTCGCTTCCGTCGGCCGCGACCAGCCCCCCCTTTTCCCGGATGGCGGCGAACGCCGTCAGCATCGAGCGGTCGTCCATGCCGACGACGCTGAAGTTGTGCGCGTCGTGCGCCACGGACGAGCCCAGAGCGCCGCGCCGCAGTCCCAGACCGGTGACGAACCCGCGGCCGATCCTTCTCTGCGCGGTGTTCCGGTTCACGACGGCCATCTTCGCGAGGTCGCGGGACGGGCACGCCGTGAATTCCCCGTTCACGGCCGCGCCGTCGACGATCCGTTCGCGGGTGATCACTTCGCCGGGAACGACAGAGATGACGCGGAGCCTGCCCCGCGCCGGGATCCTCAGATCGTCCGGCGTCAGCGTGCAGCCGTTGCCGCTGACGCCGGGGAAGCTCGCGCCGCGGGACGTTTCTCCGCGAGGGAACGCCGCGGTCCTGCCGTTTTTCCAGACATGAAGGACGTTGAAATCCTCGAGGTCGTCCAGCAGAACCATGTCGGCGCGATAACCGGGCGCGATGGCCCCGAGGTCGTAAATGCGGTTGAACTCCGCCGGGTTCAGCGTCACCATGCGCAGGGCGCTGACGGGAGAGATGCCGTTTTTCACGGCCAGGCGCAGGATCCGGTCCAGATGCCCTTCGTCGTGGAGCACGGCGGCGGTCAAGTCGTCGCTGACCAGCATGCAGCGGCTGGCCCGCCGTTCGTCTTCGGCGACCAGCCGCGCCAAAGCGGCCAGATTGTGTTCCGTCGCCCCCTGGCGCAGCATCACCCAGCAGCCGCGGCGGAGCTTGTCGAGCGCTTCCTCGTAAGTGCTGCATTCGTGGTCGGAGTTGCAGCGCGACAGCAGGTAGGCGTTGAGATCCTTTCCCGTCAGGCAGGGCGCGTGCCCGTTGCGGGGCTGACCGCGCGAGGCGAGGATTTTTTCCCACGTGCCCCGGTCGCCGGAGACGACGCCGGGGTAGTTCATCATCTCGCCCAGCCCGCGGCATATTCCCTCGGCAAACATCCGCGCGATCGCATCGGCTTCGAGGATCTCGCGCGGCGTTTCAAACGGCGACGCGGGGACGCACGAGGGCGCGTTCAAATAGATGTCCACGGGAAGCCCGTCGCTCGCTTCGCGCATGAAACGGAGCCCTTCGAGAGAGGATGTGTTGGCGATTTCGTGCGGATCGGCGAACACGGTCGTCGTGCCGTGGGGCAGCACCAGCTCGGCGAAGCCGCGCGGCGTCAGCATCGTGCTCTCGATATGGCAGTGCGCTTCGATGAAGCCGGGAACGAGAAATTTCCCCGCGGCGTCGAATTCTTCCCGCCCGCAGTATCCCGCGCCGACGCCGACGACGAGACCGTCGCCGACGGCGACGTCCGCTTCTTCGATCTCGCCGGAAAAAAGATTGGGCACCTTCGCGTTTTTGATGACACAATCGGCGGGGCTCGCGCCGCGGGCCTGTGACGTCAACTTCCGATAATCCACCTGTGTTCCCCCTTACGAAAATAAGTCTGGCAATACAAAAAGGAGGTCTGTCGAAGACCTCCTCAATACTATCATAAACGCGGCGCTTAGAACATCGCCGCGACGGCCGGCAGCCACCACGAACTGCTTTCCTTGGCCAGGAACAGCAGCGCCAGCAGCCAGAGAATCGGGCTGATCTCCTTGATCTTGCCGCCCAAAATCTTCGTGACGACGAAAGTGAGCGTGCTGAACTCGATGCCGTTGCCGATGCTGTACGTGAAAGGCATCGTAAAGATGGCGACGGCCGCGGGAATCGTGTTGGAAAAGTCGCCGAAATCCAGGTCGCGGAGGCTCATCA harbors:
- the pyrH gene encoding UMP kinase — encoded protein: MKFKRVLLKLSGEVLAGAQGFGLDFRAIDRMCREIAQVASDGIQIGLVVGGGNFFRGRQAVDEGVERSQADYMGMLGTVINALALQDVLERKNDIPTRVLTAIEMRQVAEPYIRRRALRHIEKGRVVIFAAGTGSPYFSTDTTAALRAAEIGAECLVKATKVDGIYDKDPFKYSDAVKFEKLSYMSALQRRIEVMDAASFSLCMENGIPIAVLNVLEEGSLRAFLIEGKNIGTIVSK
- the rpsB gene encoding 30S ribosomal protein S2; translated protein: MSVVSMKQLLECGVHFGHQTRRWNPKMKPYIFTERNGVYIIDLQKTVKGLEKAYDFVRSVAKDGGSVLFVGTKRQAQDTIREEAQRCGQFYINQRWLGGLMTNFATIRKRVQRMIELEKHEADNDWGDYTKKEISLFRKELAKLEKYLLGIKDMRALPDALFVIDPRRENIAVMEARKLHVPVISIVDTNCDPEMIDYPIPGNDDAIRAIKLICGLMANAVIEGRGGEDGAVSDAQLPDVEEAAASDASILDMKEKLTEAYGEVTAESNDE
- the frr gene encoding ribosome recycling factor gives rise to the protein MADFNLDEKMAKVLEHLDSEFQGIRTGRAHPGLVEGVKVDYYGSLTPIKQLANITVPEARMLIIAPFDKGAVKLIEKAILAANIGLTPNVDGSNIRLVVPELTGERRKEFVKMASKAAEEAKIALRNIRRDANDAYKKQEKASEITEDDLKKMLDDAQKITDKFIARVDDEFKKKEKEILDK
- the tsf gene encoding translation elongation factor Ts, whose translation is MEITAAAVKELRDRTGCGMMDCKKALVECDGDAEKAIDFLREKGLAKAAKKADRNAKDGRIFSYIHNTGKVGVMVEIDCETDFVAKTDEFQQLGHDIAMQIAAANPAYVAPEDVPADVLEREKNIYREQLIAEGKPADRLDKILEGKIRKYYEQTCLLEQEWIRDGDKKINDLVIALIAKMGENMKVRRFSRFSIGE
- the ade gene encoding adenine deaminase, translated to MDYRKLTSQARGASPADCVIKNAKVPNLFSGEIEEADVAVGDGLVVGVGAGYCGREEFDAAGKFLVPGFIEAHCHIESTMLTPRGFAELVLPHGTTTVFADPHEIANTSSLEGLRFMREASDGLPVDIYLNAPSCVPASPFETPREILEADAIARMFAEGICRGLGEMMNYPGVVSGDRGTWEKILASRGQPRNGHAPCLTGKDLNAYLLSRCNSDHECSTYEEALDKLRRGCWVMLRQGATEHNLAALARLVAEDERRASRCMLVSDDLTAAVLHDEGHLDRILRLAVKNGISPVSALRMVTLNPAEFNRIYDLGAIAPGYRADMVLLDDLEDFNVLHVWKNGRTAAFPRGETSRGASFPGVSGNGCTLTPDDLRIPARGRLRVISVVPGEVITRERIVDGAAVNGEFTACPSRDLAKMAVVNRNTAQRRIGRGFVTGLGLRRGALGSSVAHDAHNFSVVGMDDRSMLTAFAAIREKGGLVAADGSEILFHLPLPIAGLMSDLPPAELLNDFGRLLDAAKKLGTPLPNPFMVLSFLSLSVIPSLKLTDQGYVDLAQGGLVPLSVQ